The Tamandua tetradactyla isolate mTamTet1 chromosome 5, mTamTet1.pri, whole genome shotgun sequence genome window below encodes:
- the LOC143685051 gene encoding uncharacterized protein LOC143685051 isoform X2, with translation MRSLFGCPCNSGTHFRGEKLGAGQDFSEVLELAQLVSNHSVTLYSVKYKRNHNHSPFRKNWQQLLGRCQRDQPQWAGATKKECLLIIKRFMVDLVTV, from the exons ATGCGTTCACTCTTTGGGTGTCCCTGCAACTCAGGCACCCATTTCAGAGGAGAGAAACTTGGGGCAGGCCAAGATTTCTCCGAGGTCTTGGAATTGGCACAGCTAGTTTCAA aCCATTCAGTAACACTTTACAGTGTTAAATACAAGCGAAACCATAATCACTCTCCATTCAG GAAGAACTGGCAGCAATTGTTGGGTAGATGCCAGCGAGATCAGCCACAATGGGCTGGGGCAACCAAGAAAGAATGTCTCCTGATAATCAAGAG